From one Cydia strobilella chromosome 24, ilCydStro3.1, whole genome shotgun sequence genomic stretch:
- the LOC134752478 gene encoding histone H2B, whose product MPPKTSGKAAKKSGKAQKNISKSDSKKKKKHKRKESYAIYIYKVLKQVHPDTGISSKAMSIMNSFVNDIFERIAAEASRLAHYNKRSTITSREVQTSVRLLLPGELAKHAVSEGTKAVTKYTSSK is encoded by the coding sequence ATGCCACCCAAGACTAGCGGTAAGGCCGCCAAGAAATCCGGCAAGGCCCAGAAGAACATCTCCAAGTCGGActcgaagaaaaagaagaagcataAGCGCAAGGAGAGCTACGCCATTTACATCTACAAGGTGCTCAAGCAGGTCCACCCCGACACCGGTATCTCCAGCAAGGCCATGTCGATCATGAACTCTTTCGTGAACGACATCTTCGAGCGCATCGCCGCCGAGGCCTCCCGCCTCGCTCACTACAACAAGAGGTCCACCATCACCAGCAGGGAGGTGCAGACATCCGTGAGGCTCTTGCTGCCCGGTGAGCTCGCCAAGCACGCCGTCAGTGAAGGCACCAAGGCCGTCACCAAGTACACCAGCTCCAAGTAA
- the LOC134752334 gene encoding histone H3: MARTKQTARKSTGGKAPRKQLATKAARKSAPATGGVKKPHRYRPGTVALREIRRYQKSTELLIRKLPFQRLVREIAQDFKTDLRFQSSAVMALQEASEAYLVGLFEDTNLCAIHAKRVTIMPKDIQLARRIRGERA, translated from the coding sequence atGGCCCGTACCAAGCAGACCGCTCGTAAATCCACCGGTGGTAAAGCGCCCCGCAAACAGCTCGCCACCAAGGCGGCCCGCAAgagcgcgcccgccaccggcgGCGTCAAGAAGCCCCATCGTTACAGGCCCGGCACCGTCGCCCTCCGTGAGATCCGTCGCTACCAGAAGAGCACTGAGCTTCTGATCCGCAAGCTGCCCTTCCAGCGTCTGGTGCGTGAGATCGCTCAGGACTTCAAGACCGATCTGCGCTTCCAGAGCTCTGCCGTTATGGCTCTCCAGGAGGCCAGCGAGGCTTACCTCGTCGGTCTCTTCGAGGACACCAACCTGTGCGCTATCCACGCCAAGCGTGTGACCATCATGCCCAAGGACATCCAGCTGGCTCGCAGGATCCGCGGTGAACGTGCCTAA